The Microbacterium sulfonylureivorans region GCGTGTAGTTGGCCCCCGCCAGAGAAGGTGACTAGCGTCGGGTTGGTGACGGTCGAGGGGCAGGAGCCGGCGACGGGCGCGACGCCCCCCAGCGTCGGTGCCCAATCCGTCGAGCCCCGTCACTCTGTCTACCAGCAGGCACTGGGTGCGGAGTTTCACCTCCTCGATCCGAACCTGCAGAAGTACTTCGGTCCGATCCCTCACGGATGGGTTGGAAGCGGATCCGGCCTCTATGCGGTCGCAGGATCCCGACACCGAGTGCTTCGCCCCGTGCTCGCGCTGATGGCCTGGCGCCACATCCTCTTTCCCGAACTCGAACAAGACGTCCCCTTCGCCATCACGAACAGACCCTGCGGGGACGGCAGCCTCAGCGCCGTGCGCACCTTCGAATTCGCCCGCCGGACCCGGGTTATGGAAGACACCATGACGGTCGAGAACGGTCAACTTCGTGACCGCCTGGGTAAGCGACGCGGACTCGAGGTCGGCCTTCAACTAGCCGTTGTCTCCGGCGGGCTGCGCATGACGTCCACGAGCCTCGCTCTGCGCGTCGGTCGCCTGCGCATCCCGCTCCCGCGCGTCGCCGCTCTGACCTTGAACGAACGAACCAACCCCACCGACCCCACGCGACAAGACGTCGACGTGCGCATCAGCACACCATTCCTTCACGAAGTGTTCCGATACGCCGGCACGTTCGCCTACCAACTCCACGCCACCGGTGGCGTCCTCGTCGCTGAACGGAAGGGTGAATCTGGAGACGGCGCCTGACTTGTCGGTGATCTCGACGTTGACCAGCCGCCCGGAGTGATCAGTCGGCTGGACTGACAGGTGACCGTCGCAGCCAGAGACAGTAACCGTTGATCGGCACTTTCGCCCACGACGACGATGTCTCATTGACCGGCTCGCCCCACGCGGGGAAATCAGTCATCGGGAGCCGCAAAGACCGTGACGAGACCGCCGATCAGTTCCCCCATGCAACGGACGCTACGGCGCATCTCTCCGCCCTGCAAGCGGATCCCTCAGCGGCGTGTCCGTCGCTGGCGACGTCGGCCTAATCAGTCTGGGTTTGGCTCAGGTCGCGGTCGCCGGAATCGACCAGGTAGCCAGTGAACGCGAAGAACCCGACCCACAAAGCGATCGCAGTGACGAAGGACCCCACGGCTATCAGCAGCGCTTCGCGACCGTCGCGCGACTTCGGGACGATGCTCATGTGCCGACCCTAACCGCGCGGCCTCAGTCGGAACAGTGCGGGGATGGCAATCCGCTGAGGCTTAAGCGGATCTCCGATCCGCAACCCGACCGGCGAGGAACGCGAGTGTTACGAGTCCAGCCGCGAAGATGATCCACCCCGGGGTCTCCCGTCCAATGTGGAACCGTGGCTGGCGACATCTTCGTCAGCAGTGCGCCGCTTGCGTCCTGCAGCTAATGCAACTCCGCTGACTGCGCTTCGTACCGCTTGTTCTTCGTCACCGTTGCCGGGCATCCACTTCTCCGGCCGGTGCACCCAGGGTACGCGGCGGCCGCCGACATCCGATGTGGGTGGCCGGCGCTAACGTGCGGGCATGGTGGAGAGAGTCGAGCTCTGGTGGGCGCGGCGGCGGTTCTCGCGCGGCGCCGAGGTGCCGTACGCCGTCGGCACGTACCGCGAGGCGTGGGCGCCCTACCCCGCGCTCATTCGTCAGTATCACCCCGAGCTCAACGCCGGGATCGTGCTCACGCAGATCCCACCGGCTGCGGACGTGCTGCTGCTGTGGCAGTGCGAGGCAGGTCATACGTTCGTGGCAACGCCCTCCGAGCAGCGCAGCAGGCCGGGGCGCGAGCGGCGGCGGTCGGCGTGGTGCCCGGATTGCTCGGTGCTCGCGAAGCCGCCGCCGATCCGGAGGGCAGGGGAGCGGATGCCGCGGCCGCCGAAGCAGTCCCGCCCGCTGTGCCCGAAGACGCCCGAACTGCCGAAGGGCGAGCCGTTCGCGAGCGAGTGCGCCCCGCGACCCGCCTCGGCCGTCGAGGCGCGGCTGCGTGCCGACGTGTTCGCCCGGCTCGCCGTCACGCCCGGTCTCAACGCCGTGCGCGTCGCACGCCCGTTCTTCGATCACCTCGAGGTCTGGCCCGACATCCTGCTTCCCGAGCTGCGCGTGGCGATCGAGTACGACAGCACGGGCCGTCACGGACTCGAGCACGTCGGTCGGCGCGAGGACGCCGACCGGCGCAAGGACCGCGCGCTCCGGGCCGTCGGCTGGGAGGTGCTGCGGATCCGGACAGGCAGGCTCGAGCCGCTGGGTCCGTACGACCTGCAGCTCTCCTCCGTCGGCGCGCGGAGCCTGGGGCGGATCGTCGACGTGCTGCGCGACATCCGCGGTCCGCTGCTCGTCGACGCGTACCTGACGTGAGTCGGTGAGGGCACGCCGTCGGGCGGTGCCGCGTCGACGTCGGCCTGCATCGCGATTCGGTAACGACCGCCCCGAGTCGACCTGCTCGACTTGACCGCGGCGCTCTTGTTTCCTACATTTGCGAATACCTGAATCAGTTTTCAGGTACGCCCGATCCGGGCACCCGAACCTTCCAACGGTGAAAGGCACGCACATGCGGGTTACGAAGAAGCTGCTCCTGGGGTCCGTGGTCGCCACGGCCGCACTCGTCCTGGCCGCCTGCGCTCCGTCGACGGAGCCCGGCGGCGAGTCGACCGGCGACGGCAGCGGTCCGTCCGAAGTGACGGTCGGCATCGTCACGAGCGAGTCCGGCCCGCTCGCCGGCTACGGCAAGCAGTACCTCGACGCGTTCAAGGCCGGTCTCGACTATGTCACCGACGGCACCGGCGAGATCGACGGCACCACCATCAACGTCGAGTACAAGGACGACGCCGGCGACCCCGACAAGGCGGTCACGGTCGTCAAGGAGCTCATCGGCGAAGGCGTGAACATCATCGCCGGCACGGCGGCTTCGGGCGTCGCGCTCGCCGTCGCCGAGCAGGCCGAGCAGAACAAGGTGCTCTACATCTCGGGTCCGGCGGCCGCCGACGCGCTCACCGGAATCAACGACTACACGTTCCGCTCCGGACGCCAGAGCGCGCAGGACGTCGCCACCGCGGGAACCTTCCTCGACGACATCGACGGCAAGAAGATCACCGTCTTCGCCCAGGACAACGCGTTCGGCCAGGGCAACGTCGCCGCGGTCGACGCGATCCTCGGAGCACAGGGCGCGACCGTGACCCCGGTGCTCGTCGCCGAGGACGCGACCGAGTTCACGCCCTTCGCGCAGCAGATCCTCGCGGGCGAGCCCGACCTCGTGTTCGTCGCGTGGGCGGGCGCGACCTCCGGTGCGATGTGGCAGGCGCTCAGCCAGCAGGGCGTGCTCGACGAGATCCCGGTCGTCACCGGGCTCGGCGACTCCGCGACCTTCGGCGCGTACGGCGAGGCATCCGAGAAGATCAGCTTCCTCAACCACTACTTCCCGGGCGCTCCCGACAACGAGGTGAACACCGCGATGGTCGAGGCGATCGAGGGCGCCGGCGGCACGCCGGACCTGTTCAGCCCCGACGGCTTCAACGCCGCGATCATGATCGCCCACGCGATCGCCGAGGGCGACGGAGAGGTCGACGCGATGGTGTCGGCGCTCGAGGGCTTCGAGTTCGAAGGCCCCAAGGGCGCCATGACCGTGCGTGAGAGCGACCACGCGCTCATTCAGGAGATGTACCAGGTCAAGCTCGTCGCCGACGGCGACGCGTTCGTGCCCGAGCTCGTCGACACGGTCTCGGCCGACGACGTCGCCCCGGCCGAAGCCGAATAGCCGGCACCGCACGATGAGCACCCCTGTCCCGTCCGCGTCGCCGACGGCGCCCGCTGCGCCCCGTCGCGGCTCGCACCTGAAGATCGAGGGCCTCGGCCTGCAGATCGGCGGCGCGACGATCCTGAAGGATGTCGAGCTCGACGTCGCCGCGGGCTCGCTCGTGGGCGTCATCGGACCGAACGGAGCCGGCAAGACCACGCTGTTCAACGTGGTCTCCGGCCTCATGAAGCCCACCGCCGGCCGGGTGCTCCTGGACGACGACGACATCACGACGGCGTCCGTGCCCGCCCGGGCGCGGGCGGGACTGGGGCGCACCTTCCAGACCTCGAGCCTCTTCCCGCGGCTGTCCGTGCTCGAGAACGTGCGGCTGGCCGCCCAGGTGTCGCTGGGCGGCTCGGCGTCGCTGCTGCGCTTCCCGCGACGATCGGATGCCGCGACCGAGGTCGCGATCGCCAAGCTCGAGGCCGTGGGGCTCGGCCACAAGCGCGACTTCGCGGCGGGCGACATCTCCCACGGCGACAAGCGCAAGCTCGAGATCGCAGTGCTTCTGGCCACCGAGACGAGCATCGTGCTGCTCGACGAGCCCATGGCCGGAGTCGGCTCGGGCGACGTCGACGGGCTGGTCGGCAACATCCGCGACCTGCACCGCGAGAAGGGCTGCACCGTCCTCATGGTCGAGCACCACATCGACGTGCTCATGGGGCTGGTCGACAAGGTCGCGGTGATGTACTTCGGCACGATCATCGCGTACGACACCCCGCAGAACGTGATGGAGAACCCCCTCGTGCAGAGCGCATACCTCGGGACGGGGGCGGCGTGAGCGGCGCCGAGTCGGTCGCGGCCGAGCCCATCCTCACGGTGAAGGGACTCCGCTGCTCGATCGGCGGGCAGCAGGTCGTCGAGGACGTCACGTTCGAGATGCCCGCGACCGGCATCACCGCCGTCCTCGGTCGCAACGGCGTGGGCAAGACCTCGACGCTCCGCGGCATCCTGGGTCTCATCCAGCGCCGTGGCGAGGTGCGGCTCGCGGGCGAGCGCATCGACGGCCTGGCGACCCACCGGATCGTGCGCCGGGGCGTCGGGTATGTGCCCGAGGATCGCGAGATCTTCTCGAAGCTGACGGTGGCCGAGAACCTGGCGCTCGCCGAGCGCCAGCGCGCCCCTCGCCGCGAGTTCGTCGCCGAGCTCTTCCCCGACCTCGTCGCCCGCCGCGACCAGCTCGCCGGCACCCTGTCCGGCGGACAGCAGCAGATGGTCTCGGTCGCGCGCGCCCTCATCAACGACAACCGGCTGCTCCTCGTCGACGAGCCGACCAAGGGACTCGCCCCGAAGATCGTCACCGAGGTCGCCGACGCCCTCGAGGAAGCGGGCAGGACCGTGCCCATCCTGCTCGTCGAGCAGAACCTCGAGGTCGTGCGCCGGCTCGCCGACACGGCGATCGTGATCGGCGGGGGCCGCGTCGTCCACACGGGCAGGGCCCGCGAGATCCTGGACGACGACGAGCTCACCCGCCGCCTGCTCGGAGTGCATACGGAGGCCCACGCGTGAGCACCCTCGTCCTCACCCTCATCACCGGCGTCGGCCTCGGCGCCCTGTACTTCCTCGTCGCGAGCGGCCTCAGTCTCATCTACGGACTCATGCACGTGCTGAACTTCGCCCACGGCGCGTTCCTCACGCTGAGTGCGTTCATCGGATGGATGGTCGCGCAGGCGCTCGGCACCGCGTCGTGGGGCTCGTTCCTGCTGTCCGTGCTCGTCGGCGCAGGCGTCGGCGCGGCGTTCGCCACCCTCACCGAGCTGGTCCTGATCCGGCCCCTCTACGAGCGGCACATCGAGCAGGTGCTCGTGACCGTCGGACTGTCGTTCGCCGCCGTCGCCCTGTTCGAGGGGATCTGGGGGACCGATCCGATCCACATCACCGGTCCGCCGTGGCTCACGCAGACGACGGAGGTGCTCGGCGCCCGCATCCCGAACACCTACTGGGTCCTGATGATCGCGGCGGTGCTGGTGCTTGCGGCCCTGGTGCTGTTCCTCAAGCGCACGCGCTACGGCATGATCATCCGGGCCGGCGTCGAGAACCGCTCGATGGTCACCGCGCTCGGCATCGACGTGCGCCGATCCTTCACCCTGGTCTTCGCGATCGGCGGGGCCGCGGCAGGAATCGGGGGAGTGCTCGCGATGCACTACTCGACGTTCGTCTCGGCCCACCTCGGCGCGACGCTCCTCATCTTCGCGTTCATCGTCACCGTGGTCGGCGGCCTCGGATCGCTCACGGGGGCGGCCGTGGCATCCGTCCTCGTCGCGGTGCTGCAGCAGTTCGCGAACTTCTATCTCGGCGGAACCGGCGACTTCATCGTCGTGATCCTCCTCGCCGTCGTGCTCCTCGTGCGCCCGGCCGGACTCCTGGGGAAGAAGGCATGACCGGCTCCTCGACCTCGTCGCTCGGCATCCGCCGACTCGTCCCTGTCATCGTCGGTGCCGGGCTCATCGTCTTCATGGCGGTGCTTCCGCTGCTGAACCTGTCGCTGCCCGGCATCCTTCCGACGCCCACCTACATGCCCGGCACCCTCGCGCTGCTGTCGCTGTGCATGGTGTTCGCCGCGCTCGCGCTGTCGTACAACCTGCTGCTCGGATCGGGCGGGATGCTGTCCTTCGGCCACGCCCTGTACTTCGGCGCCGGCGCGTACGGCCTCGGCATCGCGCTCGAGCACTTCGGCGTTCCGCTGTGGCCCGGGATCTTCATCGCGCTGATCGGCGGCATGGTGATCGCCCTCGTCACCGGCGCCGTGTCGATGCGCGTCTCGGGGATCCCGTTCGCGATGGTGACGCTCGCGTTCGCCCAGGCGGGGTCGGTGCTCGTCCGCCGCAACTCGCAGATCACGGGCGGCGAGGAAGGGCTGACCCTCGACACCGACCAGGTCCCCGACGTCCTCGTCGGAGTGGTCAATACGCGGAACCTGTACTGGTTCGCGCTCGCAGTGCTCGTGGTCGTGTACCTCGTGACGCTGTGGGTCGACACGTCGCGCCTCGGCCACCTCGCCCGTGCCACGCGCGAGAACGAGCAGCGCGTCCGCGTGCTCGGCCTGCGGCCCTACACCGTCAAGCTCGTCGTGTTCGTCATCGCCGCGGTGCTCGCGAGCCTCGCCGGAGTGGCCTACATGCTGCTTCAGTCGGGCACGGTGCCGCGGGCCGTGTCGGCAGATCTCACGATCACGATCCTCGTGATGGTCGTCCTCGGTGGCGTCGGCTTCCGGTGGGGTGCCATCGTTGGCGGTGTGCTGTACACGCTGCTCGACCAGCGGTTGACGGTCCTCGCCGGCTCGGACGCCATCGCGGGCCTCCCCGACGTGCTGCGCGTTCCCCTCTCGGAGCCGCTGTTCATCCTCGGCGTGCTGTTCATCCTCGTCGTGATGTTCCTCCCCGGCGGGATCGCCGGGACCATCGACGCCGCCTTCCGCCGCCGTCGCGGCGAGAAGGTCCGGGGGTCGCTGCGCACGCTCGACGACGACGCCGCCGAGGCGGAGACGCCCGTGGAGGTGCGCGCATGACGTGGGATGCCGAGCTCGAGGACGGCGCGCACACGATCGGCCGCTGGCTGACCGACCGCGCCGCCCGCTCGCCGCAGCGCATCGCGATCGACGACCGCGGCGTGACGACCGACTACGCGACCCTCGCAGCCCGGGCCACGGCACTCGCCGAGGGTCTGCGCCACGTCGGCTACGGCCCGGGCGACCGCATCGCGACGATCTCGGGCAATTCGACAGACCACGTGGTGGCGTTCTTCGCGTGCGCCCTCGCGGGTGTCGCGTTCGTGCCGCTGTCGTGGCGGCTGACGCCGCGCGAACTGTCCGACCTGCTCGACCGGACCGATCCCGCCCTGGTGCTCGTCGAGGACGAGCACGCGTCGCTCGCCGGCGAGGCACTTCGCGCGCTGGACAGGATGCCGCCCGTCGCAGTGCTCGGCACCACCGGGGTCGAGGCGGGGCCCAAGCGGTCCGCCCTGGGGACCGT contains the following coding sequences:
- a CDS encoding DUF4166 domain-containing protein; this encodes MTVEGQEPATGATPPSVGAQSVEPRHSVYQQALGAEFHLLDPNLQKYFGPIPHGWVGSGSGLYAVAGSRHRVLRPVLALMAWRHILFPELEQDVPFAITNRPCGDGSLSAVRTFEFARRTRVMEDTMTVENGQLRDRLGKRRGLEVGLQLAVVSGGLRMTSTSLALRVGRLRIPLPRVAALTLNERTNPTDPTRQDVDVRISTPFLHEVFRYAGTFAYQLHATGGVLVAERKGESGDGA
- a CDS encoding zinc-ribbon domain-containing protein translates to MVERVELWWARRRFSRGAEVPYAVGTYREAWAPYPALIRQYHPELNAGIVLTQIPPAADVLLLWQCEAGHTFVATPSEQRSRPGRERRRSAWCPDCSVLAKPPPIRRAGERMPRPPKQSRPLCPKTPELPKGEPFASECAPRPASAVEARLRADVFARLAVTPGLNAVRVARPFFDHLEVWPDILLPELRVAIEYDSTGRHGLEHVGRREDADRRKDRALRAVGWEVLRIRTGRLEPLGPYDLQLSSVGARSLGRIVDVLRDIRGPLLVDAYLT
- a CDS encoding substrate-binding domain-containing protein, producing MRVTKKLLLGSVVATAALVLAACAPSTEPGGESTGDGSGPSEVTVGIVTSESGPLAGYGKQYLDAFKAGLDYVTDGTGEIDGTTINVEYKDDAGDPDKAVTVVKELIGEGVNIIAGTAASGVALAVAEQAEQNKVLYISGPAAADALTGINDYTFRSGRQSAQDVATAGTFLDDIDGKKITVFAQDNAFGQGNVAAVDAILGAQGATVTPVLVAEDATEFTPFAQQILAGEPDLVFVAWAGATSGAMWQALSQQGVLDEIPVVTGLGDSATFGAYGEASEKISFLNHYFPGAPDNEVNTAMVEAIEGAGGTPDLFSPDGFNAAIMIAHAIAEGDGEVDAMVSALEGFEFEGPKGAMTVRESDHALIQEMYQVKLVADGDAFVPELVDTVSADDVAPAEAE
- a CDS encoding ABC transporter ATP-binding protein, which gives rise to MSTPVPSASPTAPAAPRRGSHLKIEGLGLQIGGATILKDVELDVAAGSLVGVIGPNGAGKTTLFNVVSGLMKPTAGRVLLDDDDITTASVPARARAGLGRTFQTSSLFPRLSVLENVRLAAQVSLGGSASLLRFPRRSDAATEVAIAKLEAVGLGHKRDFAAGDISHGDKRKLEIAVLLATETSIVLLDEPMAGVGSGDVDGLVGNIRDLHREKGCTVLMVEHHIDVLMGLVDKVAVMYFGTIIAYDTPQNVMENPLVQSAYLGTGAA
- a CDS encoding ABC transporter ATP-binding protein yields the protein MSGAESVAAEPILTVKGLRCSIGGQQVVEDVTFEMPATGITAVLGRNGVGKTSTLRGILGLIQRRGEVRLAGERIDGLATHRIVRRGVGYVPEDREIFSKLTVAENLALAERQRAPRREFVAELFPDLVARRDQLAGTLSGGQQQMVSVARALINDNRLLLVDEPTKGLAPKIVTEVADALEEAGRTVPILLVEQNLEVVRRLADTAIVIGGGRVVHTGRAREILDDDELTRRLLGVHTEAHA
- a CDS encoding branched-chain amino acid ABC transporter permease, encoding MSTLVLTLITGVGLGALYFLVASGLSLIYGLMHVLNFAHGAFLTLSAFIGWMVAQALGTASWGSFLLSVLVGAGVGAAFATLTELVLIRPLYERHIEQVLVTVGLSFAAVALFEGIWGTDPIHITGPPWLTQTTEVLGARIPNTYWVLMIAAVLVLAALVLFLKRTRYGMIIRAGVENRSMVTALGIDVRRSFTLVFAIGGAAAGIGGVLAMHYSTFVSAHLGATLLIFAFIVTVVGGLGSLTGAAVASVLVAVLQQFANFYLGGTGDFIVVILLAVVLLVRPAGLLGKKA
- a CDS encoding branched-chain amino acid ABC transporter permease — its product is MTGSSTSSLGIRRLVPVIVGAGLIVFMAVLPLLNLSLPGILPTPTYMPGTLALLSLCMVFAALALSYNLLLGSGGMLSFGHALYFGAGAYGLGIALEHFGVPLWPGIFIALIGGMVIALVTGAVSMRVSGIPFAMVTLAFAQAGSVLVRRNSQITGGEEGLTLDTDQVPDVLVGVVNTRNLYWFALAVLVVVYLVTLWVDTSRLGHLARATRENEQRVRVLGLRPYTVKLVVFVIAAVLASLAGVAYMLLQSGTVPRAVSADLTITILVMVVLGGVGFRWGAIVGGVLYTLLDQRLTVLAGSDAIAGLPDVLRVPLSEPLFILGVLFILVVMFLPGGIAGTIDAAFRRRRGEKVRGSLRTLDDDAAEAETPVEVRA